The proteins below are encoded in one region of Qipengyuania sp. HL-TH1:
- the typA gene encoding translational GTPase TypA, with protein sequence MSRDLRNVAIIAHVDHGKTTLVDQLFRQSGTFRENQRVEERAMDSNDLEKERGITILAKCTSVEWNGTRINIVDTPGHADFGAEVERILSMVDGVILLVDSAEGPMPQTKFVTGKALGLGLRPIVVVNKIDRSDARPQAVLDEVFDLFASLDANDDQLDFPSLWASGRDGYASEDEHAREGNLDALFKLIVDHVPAPGLDTEAPFSFLATLLDRDNFMGRVLTGRVQSGTVNINDPIHALDAQGTVIEVGRATKLLSFDGLDRVPVESAEAGDIIAIAGLEKATVSNTIADPQIKTPIEAQPIDPPTLAMRFAVNDSPLAGREGSKVTSRMIRDRLYREAETNVAIRITESADKDSFEVAGRGELQLGVLIETMRREGFELGISRPRVLFREENGQRMEPFETVVIDVDDEHSGTVVEKMQRRKAELTEMRPSGQGKTRITFSAPSRGLIGYHGEFLSDTRGTGIMNRIYEKYDTYRGKIEGRQNGVLISMVSGEAVPYALNMLEERGELFIGGGAKIYEGIIIGENAKPDDLEVNPMKSKQLTNFRSTGKDDSIRLTPPRVMTLEQAIAYIDDDEMVEVTPENIRLRKAILDPHERKRAKRSAG encoded by the coding sequence ATGTCCCGCGACCTGCGCAACGTGGCGATCATCGCCCACGTCGACCACGGCAAGACAACTCTCGTCGACCAACTTTTCCGTCAATCCGGCACCTTCCGCGAAAACCAGCGCGTCGAAGAACGTGCGATGGATTCGAACGACCTGGAAAAGGAACGCGGGATCACGATTCTCGCCAAGTGCACCAGCGTCGAATGGAACGGCACGCGTATCAATATCGTCGATACGCCGGGCCACGCCGACTTCGGCGCCGAGGTCGAGCGCATCCTCTCGATGGTCGATGGGGTGATCCTGCTGGTCGACAGCGCCGAAGGCCCGATGCCGCAGACCAAGTTCGTCACCGGCAAGGCTCTCGGCCTGGGCCTGCGCCCGATCGTCGTCGTCAACAAGATCGACCGCAGCGATGCCCGCCCGCAGGCGGTGCTCGACGAAGTGTTCGACCTCTTCGCAAGCCTCGATGCGAATGACGACCAGCTCGACTTCCCCAGCCTGTGGGCTTCGGGCCGCGACGGTTACGCCAGCGAAGACGAGCATGCGCGCGAAGGCAATCTGGATGCGCTGTTCAAGCTGATCGTCGACCACGTCCCCGCGCCGGGCCTCGATACCGAAGCCCCGTTCAGCTTCCTCGCGACGCTGCTCGACCGCGACAATTTCATGGGCCGCGTGCTCACTGGCCGCGTCCAGTCGGGCACGGTCAACATCAACGACCCGATCCACGCGCTCGACGCGCAGGGCACTGTCATCGAAGTCGGCCGCGCAACCAAGCTGCTGAGCTTCGACGGCCTCGACCGCGTGCCGGTCGAAAGCGCCGAGGCGGGCGATATCATCGCCATCGCCGGTCTTGAGAAGGCGACCGTTTCGAACACCATCGCCGATCCGCAGATCAAGACGCCGATCGAGGCGCAGCCGATCGATCCGCCGACGCTCGCCATGCGTTTCGCCGTCAACGACAGCCCGCTGGCCGGCCGCGAAGGCAGCAAGGTCACCAGCCGCATGATCCGCGACCGCCTGTATCGCGAAGCGGAAACCAATGTCGCCATCCGCATCACCGAAAGCGCCGACAAGGACAGCTTCGAGGTTGCCGGGCGCGGCGAACTGCAGCTGGGCGTGCTCATCGAAACGATGCGCCGCGAAGGCTTCGAACTCGGCATCAGCCGTCCGCGCGTGCTGTTCCGTGAAGAAAACGGCCAGCGCATGGAGCCGTTCGAAACGGTCGTCATCGACGTCGATGACGAGCATTCGGGCACGGTTGTCGAGAAGATGCAGCGCCGCAAGGCCGAGCTGACCGAAATGCGCCCCAGCGGCCAGGGCAAGACCCGCATCACCTTCTCCGCCCCGTCGCGCGGCCTGATCGGCTATCACGGCGAATTCCTGTCCGACACGCGCGGCACCGGCATCATGAACCGCATCTACGAGAAGTACGACACCTACCGCGGCAAGATCGAAGGCCGCCAGAACGGCGTGCTGATCTCGATGGTGTCCGGCGAAGCCGTACCCTACGCGCTCAACATGCTGGAAGAACGCGGCGAGCTGTTCATCGGCGGCGGCGCGAAGATCTACGAAGGCATCATCATCGGCGAAAACGCCAAGCCGGACGACCTCGAGGTCAACCCGATGAAGTCGAAGCAGCTGACCAACTTCCGTTCGACCGGTAAGGACGATTCGATCCGCCTTACCCCGCCGCGCGTTATGACGCTGGAACAGGCCATCGCCTATATCGACGACGACGAGATGGTCGAAGTGACGCCCGAGAACATCCGCCTGCGCAAGGCGATCCTCGATCCGCACGAGCGCAAGCGCGCGAAGCGTTCGGCCGGGTAA
- a CDS encoding N-acetylmuramoyl-L-alanine amidase: MSYSLTWLPEVLERAGLKVAETHDWRTRGRGDMGPVRGVLCHHTATRAGGNMPTLDMLIHGRPDLRGPLCHLGLGRDGTYYVVAAGRANHAGPGAWEGLRNTGNTHLIGIEGENGGRPHDDWPEIQMDAYRRGVAAILDHIGAKANMCLGHKEWAPGRKPDPLFDMSQFRSQVAEILAGKSPPPPIAASDDHDRPTLRRGMRSDAVKTVQALLGLQADGIFGPRTEAAIRAWQRTNGLVPDGIVGSRSWEVLDLQRDAPAKPPQTPPAKDGNKASDTAIIDQIDAGLLKLAFSENTPQELAQWVEPIKTVCLRYGIDTRREICSFLANIAVESRGLTRMTESLNYSVDGLLRTFGRHRISEADARRLGRKRGERGLSLARQEELANLLYGGEWGRRNLGNTEPGDGWRFRGYGPKQITGRHNCTEFGKSIGMAIEKIPDYLRTREGGCMGAGWYWKSRDLDKFAATPGLEDDRRAINGGLHGLDVVQERFDRLMRELDRRGV; this comes from the coding sequence ATGAGCTATTCTCTGACATGGCTGCCCGAGGTGCTCGAGCGCGCGGGTCTCAAAGTCGCCGAAACACACGATTGGCGTACCCGCGGGCGCGGTGACATGGGTCCCGTGCGCGGGGTGCTGTGCCACCATACCGCGACCCGCGCGGGCGGTAACATGCCCACGCTCGACATGCTGATACACGGGCGGCCCGACCTCAGGGGCCCGCTGTGCCACCTCGGCCTCGGGCGCGACGGGACCTATTATGTCGTCGCCGCTGGCCGGGCCAACCATGCCGGACCCGGCGCCTGGGAAGGGCTGCGCAATACCGGCAATACGCATCTGATCGGTATCGAGGGCGAAAACGGCGGACGCCCACATGACGACTGGCCCGAAATTCAGATGGATGCCTATCGCCGCGGCGTCGCGGCGATTCTCGATCATATCGGCGCCAAGGCGAACATGTGCCTGGGACACAAGGAATGGGCGCCCGGGCGCAAGCCCGATCCGCTGTTCGACATGTCGCAGTTCCGCTCGCAGGTCGCCGAAATCCTCGCGGGCAAATCGCCCCCGCCGCCGATCGCGGCAAGTGACGACCACGACCGGCCGACCCTGCGCCGGGGAATGCGCTCGGACGCGGTCAAGACGGTTCAGGCGCTGCTCGGCCTGCAGGCCGATGGTATTTTCGGCCCCCGGACCGAAGCGGCAATCCGCGCGTGGCAGCGCACCAATGGGTTGGTGCCCGACGGCATCGTGGGTTCGCGCAGCTGGGAGGTGCTGGATCTTCAGCGCGACGCGCCCGCCAAGCCCCCGCAGACGCCGCCTGCCAAGGACGGCAACAAGGCGAGCGACACGGCGATCATCGATCAGATCGATGCCGGTCTGCTCAAGCTCGCCTTCTCCGAGAACACGCCGCAAGAGCTCGCCCAATGGGTCGAGCCGATCAAGACCGTGTGCCTGCGCTACGGCATCGACACGCGGCGCGAGATCTGCAGCTTCCTCGCCAATATCGCGGTCGAGAGCCGCGGCCTGACCCGCATGACCGAAAGCCTCAATTACAGCGTCGACGGCTTGCTGAGGACCTTCGGCCGCCACCGGATAAGCGAAGCCGACGCACGGCGGCTCGGGCGCAAGCGCGGCGAACGCGGGCTGTCGCTCGCGCGGCAGGAGGAACTGGCCAATTTGCTCTATGGCGGCGAATGGGGGCGCCGCAATCTCGGCAATACCGAACCCGGCGATGGCTGGCGGTTCCGCGGCTACGGGCCCAAGCAGATCACCGGGCGCCACAATTGCACCGAGTTCGGCAAATCCATCGGCATGGCGATCGAGAAAATCCCCGACTACCTGCGCACGCGTGAAGGCGGTTGCATGGGGGCAGGCTGGTACTGGAAGTCGCGCGATCTCGACAAGTTCGCCGCGACCCCCGGGCTCGAGGACGATCGCCGCGCAATCAATGGCGGGCTGCACGGGCTCGATGTGGTGCAGGAACGGTTCGACCGGCTGATGCGCGAACTGGACCGGCGCGGGGTCTGA
- a CDS encoding outer membrane protein — translation MKKSTFLATAIFAGAFAQPAFAQDAEPRFFDGFYVGGSFGLDAIDDENGEGITFDTDGDGEYGDGVITTTGANAFSPGYCNGAANGAEASDGCSDDKSRYGYGIRIGFDQRIGNGPVVAGLLVEGALSESEDYSTGFSTTPASYTFVRGLDKSVAVRGRLGVSPGSGRGLLYVTGGVAYADIDHDFVTTNTANSFTMTNDDDWQLGGQIGAGGELYLTDNISFGLEYLYSRYDDDDAYVLVGAGTAPATNPFLLDSGETALRPSDPNLNIHSIRTTLNFRF, via the coding sequence ATGAAAAAATCGACATTTCTGGCCACCGCGATTTTCGCGGGCGCCTTCGCTCAGCCTGCTTTCGCACAGGATGCAGAACCCCGTTTCTTCGACGGCTTCTACGTCGGCGGTAGCTTCGGTCTCGACGCAATCGACGATGAAAATGGTGAAGGCATCACCTTCGACACCGATGGCGACGGGGAATATGGCGACGGGGTCATCACGACGACCGGCGCCAATGCTTTCAGCCCCGGTTATTGCAACGGCGCCGCCAATGGCGCGGAAGCCAGCGACGGCTGCAGCGATGACAAGTCGCGCTACGGCTACGGCATCCGCATCGGCTTCGACCAGCGCATCGGCAATGGTCCGGTAGTTGCCGGCCTGTTGGTCGAGGGCGCGCTGTCGGAATCGGAAGATTACTCGACCGGTTTCAGCACCACCCCGGCGAGCTACACCTTCGTACGCGGACTGGACAAATCGGTCGCTGTGCGTGGTCGCCTCGGCGTTTCGCCCGGCAGCGGCCGTGGCCTGCTCTACGTCACGGGCGGCGTCGCCTATGCCGATATCGATCACGATTTCGTCACCACCAACACGGCCAATTCCTTCACCATGACGAATGATGACGATTGGCAGCTGGGTGGCCAGATCGGCGCCGGCGGCGAGCTCTACCTCACCGACAACATCTCGTTCGGCCTCGAATATCTCTATTCGCGCTATGACGACGACGATGCCTATGTGCTGGTGGGTGCCGGTACCGCGCCTGCAACCAATCCGTTCCTGCTCGATTCGGGTGAAACCGCTCTTCGCCCCTCGGATCCGAACCTGAACATCCATTCGATCCGCACGACGCTGAACTTCCGCTTCTGA
- the putP gene encoding sodium/proline symporter PutP → MQTGTYISLALYFVLMIAIGLWAWKRSTDTSEGYLLAGRNLPPAVAALSAGASDMSGWLLLGLPGALYASGLVEAWIGIGLFIGALANWFVVAPRLRAQTESYGNALTIPEFLANRFPDKAVALRVISALIVVVFFAVYTAAGLVGGGKLFETSFAGLFGGIGMSDYMVGIWITALVVLAYTMVGGFLAVSLTDFVQGLIMVVALAVMPLVVMFGEGGSAGGSLTDVPVEGFLSLTQGLTLLGFISAVTWGLGYFGQPHIIVRFMAIDTVEKVRPARNIGMTWMGVALLGSIGIGIAGRAFTERNGIVVDDPETIFIVLANLLFHPLITGFLLAALLAAIMSTISSQLLVASSSLTEDFYKLFFRRHASERESVNVGRICVALVAIAAIVIASNPDSEVLGLVSNAWAGFGAAFGPLIILALTWNRMTGAGAVAGLVTGAAVVVAWIALGWNAALPGMDQGLYEIVPGFIAAWLAIWLVSKATAGTAERPLPA, encoded by the coding sequence ATGCAGACCGGCACCTATATTTCGCTCGCCCTATATTTTGTTCTGATGATCGCGATCGGCCTATGGGCGTGGAAGCGCTCGACCGATACGAGCGAGGGTTATCTGCTCGCCGGACGCAACCTGCCACCTGCGGTCGCCGCACTGAGCGCCGGCGCCTCTGACATGAGCGGCTGGCTGCTGCTCGGCCTGCCCGGCGCGCTCTATGCCAGCGGGCTGGTCGAGGCGTGGATCGGGATCGGGCTGTTCATCGGCGCGCTGGCCAACTGGTTCGTGGTCGCGCCGCGGCTGCGCGCGCAGACCGAAAGCTATGGCAATGCGCTGACGATCCCCGAATTCCTCGCCAATCGCTTTCCCGACAAGGCGGTCGCGCTGCGCGTCATCTCCGCGCTGATCGTGGTGGTGTTTTTCGCGGTCTATACCGCTGCCGGCCTCGTGGGCGGCGGCAAGCTGTTCGAAACCAGTTTTGCCGGCCTGTTCGGGGGTATCGGCATGAGCGATTACATGGTCGGCATCTGGATCACCGCGCTGGTGGTGCTCGCCTATACCATGGTCGGCGGCTTCCTCGCGGTCAGCCTGACCGATTTCGTGCAGGGGCTGATCATGGTCGTCGCACTGGCGGTGATGCCGCTGGTGGTGATGTTCGGCGAAGGCGGCAGCGCGGGCGGGTCGCTGACCGACGTCCCCGTCGAAGGTTTCCTCAGCCTCACCCAAGGCCTCACCCTGCTTGGCTTCATCAGCGCGGTGACCTGGGGGCTCGGCTATTTCGGCCAGCCGCATATCATCGTGCGCTTCATGGCGATCGACACGGTCGAGAAGGTCCGTCCGGCGCGCAACATCGGCATGACCTGGATGGGCGTCGCGCTGCTCGGTTCGATCGGCATCGGCATTGCCGGCCGCGCCTTTACCGAACGCAACGGCATCGTCGTGGACGATCCCGAGACGATCTTCATCGTGCTCGCCAATCTATTGTTCCACCCGCTAATCACCGGCTTCCTGCTGGCGGCGCTGCTCGCCGCGATCATGTCGACGATCAGCTCGCAGCTGCTGGTTGCCTCGAGCTCGCTCACTGAAGATTTCTACAAGCTGTTCTTCCGCCGCCATGCCTCGGAGCGCGAGAGCGTGAATGTCGGACGGATCTGCGTCGCGCTGGTGGCGATTGCCGCGATCGTGATCGCGAGCAATCCCGATAGCGAGGTGCTGGGACTGGTGTCCAACGCCTGGGCAGGCTTCGGCGCGGCCTTTGGTCCGCTGATTATCCTCGCGCTGACCTGGAACAGGATGACCGGCGCCGGCGCAGTCGCAGGCCTGGTCACCGGCGCCGCAGTGGTCGTCGCATGGATTGCGCTGGGCTGGAATGCGGCGCTCCCGGGCATGGACCAGGGCCTCTACGAAATCGTCCCCGGCTTCATCGCTGCCTGGCTCGCCATCTGGCTGGTCAGCAAGGCGACCGCCGGAACCGCAGAGCGCCCCTTGCCAGCCTGA
- the ggt gene encoding gamma-glutamyltransferase, with protein sequence MRTLLAGVAALALTAMPATAQETAEQPAIEQQIGAGGRPVGANWARSPVIAQHGMAATAHPLATQIALDVLKDGGSAVDAAIAANAALGLMEPTGNGIGGDLFAIIYDPATGKLHGINGSGRSPQGQTLDQLLDKLDGADALPPYGALPITVPGTVDAWFAMHERFGKRTMAENLAPTIGYAREGHPIAPVIGMYLARSLKAYSAREDQFDFSNARKVWFADGEAPEAGEIFRNPDLADTLEAIARDGRDAYYDGDLTDVIVDYLQAQGSAFTREDFAAHRSEWVEPACAGYKDGYELCELPPNSQGFAALQMVNILKNIDLSQWERGSPEALHYMVEAKRLAYADVARFYADPDFAALPAQLLAEDYGAERFKLIDPAKATPEFQPGEIEVAPKLEGEGDTTYLTVVDGDGMMVSLIQSNYRGMGGGLVAPGTGFMFQDRGELFSLDPAHPNAYEPGKRPFHTIIPAFVKKDGQPYMTLGLMGGGMQPQGHVQVLVNIVDYGMNLQEAGDAARFNHDGGPQPTEAFEGPAADPLGTLFVEPGIPAETIAALRTMGHKVEVVDNGIMFGGYQAIARDPETGVLTGATEMRKDGQASGY encoded by the coding sequence ATGCGAACACTACTGGCGGGCGTAGCCGCCCTCGCCCTGACCGCCATGCCTGCCACCGCGCAGGAGACGGCCGAACAGCCCGCGATCGAACAGCAGATCGGCGCCGGCGGGCGGCCCGTAGGCGCGAATTGGGCACGCAGCCCGGTGATCGCGCAGCACGGCATGGCGGCCACCGCACACCCGCTCGCCACGCAGATCGCGCTCGACGTGCTCAAGGACGGCGGCAGCGCGGTCGATGCGGCCATCGCGGCCAATGCCGCGCTGGGGCTGATGGAACCCACCGGCAATGGCATCGGCGGCGATCTGTTCGCGATCATCTACGACCCCGCGACCGGCAAGCTGCACGGCATAAACGGGTCGGGCCGCAGCCCGCAGGGCCAGACGCTCGACCAGCTGCTCGACAAGCTCGATGGGGCAGACGCCCTGCCGCCCTATGGCGCATTGCCGATCACCGTGCCGGGGACGGTCGATGCCTGGTTCGCGATGCACGAACGCTTCGGCAAGCGGACCATGGCCGAAAACCTGGCGCCGACCATCGGCTATGCCCGCGAAGGCCACCCGATCGCGCCGGTCATCGGCATGTATCTCGCCCGCTCGCTCAAGGCCTATTCGGCGCGCGAGGACCAGTTCGATTTCAGCAATGCGCGCAAGGTGTGGTTCGCCGATGGCGAAGCGCCCGAGGCCGGCGAAATCTTCCGCAATCCGGACCTTGCCGACACGCTCGAGGCGATCGCCCGCGACGGGCGCGATGCCTATTACGACGGCGATCTGACCGATGTGATCGTCGATTACCTGCAGGCGCAGGGCAGCGCCTTCACGCGCGAGGATTTTGCCGCCCACCGCAGCGAATGGGTCGAGCCCGCCTGTGCCGGCTACAAGGATGGGTACGAGCTGTGCGAACTGCCGCCCAACAGCCAAGGCTTTGCCGCGCTGCAGATGGTCAATATCCTCAAGAACATCGACCTGTCGCAATGGGAGCGCGGAAGCCCCGAAGCGTTGCACTACATGGTCGAAGCCAAGCGGCTCGCCTATGCCGATGTCGCGCGCTTCTATGCCGATCCCGACTTCGCCGCCCTTCCCGCCCAATTGCTCGCCGAAGACTATGGCGCCGAACGCTTCAAGCTGATCGATCCGGCCAAGGCGACGCCCGAATTCCAGCCCGGCGAAATCGAAGTCGCGCCCAAGCTCGAGGGTGAAGGCGATACCACCTACCTCACCGTCGTCGATGGCGACGGCATGATGGTCAGCCTCATCCAGTCGAATTATCGCGGTATGGGCGGCGGGCTGGTTGCCCCGGGCACCGGCTTCATGTTCCAGGACCGCGGCGAGCTGTTCAGCCTCGATCCGGCGCATCCCAATGCCTACGAACCCGGCAAGCGGCCCTTCCACACGATCATTCCCGCCTTCGTGAAGAAGGATGGCCAGCCTTATATGACGCTGGGCCTGATGGGCGGCGGCATGCAGCCGCAGGGCCATGTGCAGGTGCTGGTCAATATCGTCGATTACGGCATGAACCTGCAGGAAGCAGGCGATGCCGCGCGCTTCAACCACGACGGCGGGCCGCAGCCGACCGAGGCGTTCGAAGGCCCCGCTGCCGATCCGCTGGGGACATTGTTCGTCGAACCCGGCATTCCGGCAGAAACCATCGCCGCGCTGCGCACCATGGGGCACAAGGTCGAAGTGGTCGACAACGGCATCATGTTCGGCGGCTACCAGGCCATCGCGCGCGACCCCGAGACGGGCGTGCTGACGGGCGCCACCGAAATGCGCAAGGATGGGCAGGCATCGGGATATTGA
- a CDS encoding VOC family protein gives MAKVTGLGGVFYVVKDPDATRAWYRDVLGIGGEYGPQLEWSEETGDKPYSLISHFKDDGYIKPGTGGFMVNLRVDDCDAMVEQLKAKGVEVLGHVDEGYAKFAWILDPDGVKIELWEQLAAPE, from the coding sequence ATGGCAAAGGTAACCGGACTGGGCGGGGTCTTTTACGTGGTAAAGGACCCTGACGCCACGCGCGCCTGGTACCGCGACGTGCTGGGTATCGGCGGCGAATACGGGCCGCAGCTGGAGTGGTCCGAAGAGACCGGCGACAAACCCTATTCGCTCATCAGCCATTTCAAGGACGATGGCTACATCAAGCCCGGCACCGGCGGCTTCATGGTCAATCTGCGGGTCGACGATTGCGACGCGATGGTCGAGCAGCTGAAGGCCAAGGGGGTCGAGGTGCTCGGCCATGTCGATGAAGGGTATGCCAAGTTCGCCTGGATCCTCGATCCCGACGGGGTCAAGATCGAACTGTGGGAACAGCTCGCCGCACCCGAATAG
- a CDS encoding extensin family protein has protein sequence MRQCNAELGQTGSRFAPLPDKFYGAGCSTTNSVRLERVGGDHTEFTVTNLGAVACPLANSFAGWARYGVDRAAQQILGSPLQRIETMGSFACRNVAGSARRSAHARAEAIDVAAFVLADGRRISVQSGWNASRDEREFLRVIHRSACKRFGTVLGPDYNRAHEDHFHLEYGSGNYCR, from the coding sequence ATGCGCCAGTGCAATGCCGAACTGGGGCAGACCGGCTCGCGCTTTGCCCCGCTGCCCGACAAATTCTACGGCGCCGGTTGTTCGACCACCAACAGCGTCCGGCTCGAACGCGTCGGCGGGGATCACACCGAATTCACCGTGACCAACCTTGGTGCAGTGGCCTGCCCGCTGGCCAACAGCTTTGCCGGCTGGGCGCGCTACGGGGTCGATCGCGCCGCGCAGCAGATCCTCGGCAGCCCGCTCCAGCGGATCGAGACCATGGGCAGCTTTGCCTGCCGCAATGTTGCGGGCAGCGCCCGCCGCAGCGCGCATGCGCGCGCCGAGGCGATCGATGTCGCCGCCTTCGTCCTTGCCGACGGTCGCCGGATTTCGGTTCAGTCGGGGTGGAACGCTTCACGGGACGAGCGTGAATTCCTGCGCGTCATTCACCGCAGCGCCTGCAAGCGGTTCGGCACGGTACTGGGCCCCGACTACAACCGGGCCCATGAGGACCATTTTCACCTGGAATATGGCAGCGGGAACTACTGCCGCTAG
- a CDS encoding response regulator transcription factor — protein MQRPPEQGVILARDDPADGGVASVLNELAQKGVWLPVIATAREPRPACIVDAVKAGALDYVALPLKPERLAEALGRIGKDVDAHVQARRKMVEARNKIAMLSPREREVLDWLAEGCSNKMIGRELGISPRTVEIHRANLMSKLGTDHSAQAVRLRLEAKLDEDTPFAM, from the coding sequence TTGCAGCGACCACCCGAGCAGGGTGTGATCCTGGCGCGCGACGATCCCGCCGACGGCGGGGTCGCTTCGGTCCTGAACGAGCTGGCACAAAAGGGCGTGTGGCTACCGGTTATCGCCACCGCGCGTGAACCCCGGCCAGCCTGCATCGTCGATGCGGTGAAAGCGGGGGCGCTGGATTATGTCGCGCTGCCGCTGAAACCCGAACGGCTGGCCGAAGCGCTTGGCCGGATCGGCAAGGATGTCGATGCGCATGTCCAGGCGCGCCGCAAGATGGTCGAAGCGCGCAACAAGATCGCCATGCTTTCCCCGCGCGAACGCGAAGTGCTCGACTGGCTGGCCGAGGGCTGCAGCAATAAGATGATCGGGCGCGAATTGGGGATCAGCCCGCGCACGGTGGAAATCCACCGCGCCAATTTGATGTCGAAACTGGGTACCGATCATTCCGCGCAAGCGGTTCGCCTGCGACTGGAAGCAAAGCTCGACGAGGATACGCCCTTTGCGATGTAA